A stretch of Dehalococcoidia bacterium DNA encodes these proteins:
- the thrC gene encoding threonine synthase, with translation MSTSRGVWRFGDLGLAAVAPAQRITLGEGSTPLIEAPRLAEAIGIARLYLKLESQNPTGSFKDRGTATAIAEAVSLGVRQLVEDSSGNAGASAAAYAARAGLRCTVYAPAAAPAAKLQQAQAYGARVVPVAGSRADVTRAARQAAKAKAVYHLDHNSNNAFVAGMQTLACELADELKTPAQLVMPVGGGSLLAGCFEGFARLGLPPARWPLFAVQPEACAPLVAALANGWDQPLPVEAKPTMAGGISIADPPRGARLLRVLRESGGSAVAVPEDAIGRWGRMLARLEGVYAEPTSAAAVAGLAKLIAERTIDAGEAAVVVITGSGLKDPEHAART, from the coding sequence ATGAGCACGTCGCGCGGGGTTTGGCGTTTCGGCGATCTCGGCCTGGCCGCGGTCGCGCCCGCGCAGCGGATCACGCTCGGGGAGGGCAGCACGCCGCTGATCGAGGCGCCGCGGCTGGCGGAGGCGATCGGCATCGCGCGGCTCTACCTCAAGCTGGAGAGCCAGAACCCGACCGGCTCGTTCAAGGACCGCGGCACCGCGACGGCGATCGCTGAGGCCGTCTCCCTCGGCGTGAGACAGCTCGTGGAGGATTCCTCCGGCAACGCCGGCGCCTCCGCCGCGGCCTACGCGGCGCGGGCGGGGCTGCGCTGCACCGTCTACGCGCCCGCGGCGGCGCCGGCAGCGAAGCTGCAGCAGGCGCAGGCGTACGGCGCCCGCGTCGTTCCCGTGGCGGGCAGCCGGGCCGACGTGACACGCGCCGCGCGGCAGGCGGCGAAGGCGAAGGCCGTCTACCACCTCGACCACAACAGCAACAACGCTTTCGTTGCCGGCATGCAGACCCTTGCCTGCGAGCTGGCGGACGAGCTGAAGACTCCCGCCCAGCTGGTCATGCCCGTTGGCGGCGGCTCGCTGCTCGCTGGCTGTTTCGAAGGCTTCGCCCGCCTCGGGCTGCCGCCGGCGCGCTGGCCGCTGTTTGCGGTGCAGCCGGAAGCCTGCGCGCCGCTGGTGGCGGCGCTGGCGAACGGCTGGGATCAGCCGCTGCCCGTGGAGGCGAAACCGACGATGGCCGGCGGCATCTCCATCGCCGATCCGCCGCGGGGCGCGCGCTTGCTGCGCGTTCTGCGCGAAAGCGGCGGCAGCGCAGTGGCAGTCCCGGAAGACGCGATCGGGCGCTGGGGCCGCATGCTGGCGCGGCTGGAGGGCGTCTACGCCGAGCCGACCTCGGCGGCGGCCGTCGCGGGCCTGGCGAAACTCATCGCCGAGCGCACGATCGACGCGGGCGAGGCGGCCGTCGTGGTGATCACGGGCAGCGGGCTCAAAGACCCCGAGCACGCCGCGCGGACGTGA
- a CDS encoding alpha/beta hydrolase produces MPRATINGAELFYDQAGQGEPIIFHHGYTGSHDTWSDLITPRLRDRYHCIYMDSRGAGDSGHPESGYTIEQYARDVVGLADLLGLNTFTYCGHSMGGVIGMELGINHVARLNKLILVAPAPSDGVQAPPEMHERARQLRRERDRDTMIR; encoded by the coding sequence ATGCCACGCGCAACGATCAACGGGGCTGAGCTGTTCTACGACCAGGCGGGACAGGGCGAGCCGATCATCTTCCACCACGGGTATACCGGCTCGCACGACACATGGTCGGATCTGATTACGCCCAGGCTGCGCGATCGCTATCACTGCATCTACATGGACTCGCGCGGCGCCGGCGACAGCGGCCATCCCGAGTCGGGTTACACCATCGAGCAGTACGCCCGCGACGTCGTCGGTCTGGCGGACCTGCTTGGACTGAATACCTTCACCTACTGCGGCCACAGCATGGGCGGCGTGATCGGGATGGAGCTCGGGATCAACCACGTCGCGCGGCTCAACAAACTGATCCTCGTGGCGCCGGCGCCCTCCGATGGCGTTCAGGCGCCGCCAGAGATGCACGAGCGCGCCCGTCAGCTGCGCCGAGAGCGGGACCGGGACACGATGATCCGCTAG
- a CDS encoding alpha/beta hydrolase: MSARTPDADRITAAVDRALSVSDGHFEQSWQSCVDSRRGERLTRMMVPTLMIAGAADGLLLANLADFQKLPNATLHVFSRVGHGVPSDVPDEFAAVVADFMEHGVVVARTLMDRLPQAAAAR, from the coding sequence ATGTCCGCGCGCACGCCGGATGCCGACCGCATCACCGCAGCGGTCGATCGGGCACTGTCCGTGTCCGATGGCCACTTCGAGCAGTCCTGGCAGTCGTGTGTGGACTCGCGCCGGGGCGAGCGTCTGACGCGGATGATGGTCCCAACTCTGATGATCGCGGGCGCGGCCGACGGCCTGCTCCTCGCCAACCTGGCGGACTTCCAGAAGCTGCCCAACGCCACGCTCCACGTCTTCAGCCGCGTGGGCCACGGTGTGCCGAGCGACGTGCCGGACGAGTTTGCGGCTGTGGTCGCGGACTTCATGGAGCACGGCGTCGTGGTCGCCAGGACGCTGATGGACCGGCTGCCGCAGGCCGCGGCGGCGCGCTGA